A single Montipora foliosa isolate CH-2021 chromosome 7, ASM3666993v2, whole genome shotgun sequence DNA region contains:
- the LOC138009651 gene encoding uncharacterized protein, protein MDLLLIIYRPPDSSYSSFFQDFSRVLEQVLADVISHIVISGNFGLHVEDFKNQHAPQFIDILDSFGLQQNVMEDTHIHGHTLDPVFMKSNDSILQSCNIRVPGLSDHYVIHCNLLLQKTMFGKKLVNSRYLRTLDLDTLNDDIFNSFSDVQSTDLSSLVDIYDSTLHSLIDKHTPPKKRWISIRPNAPWYTSEVTEQKRIRRNLERKWRSTRSQSDRQHYVNRCGVVIHLISSLKSEHYTNIINQHLLDQKVLFKTVNKLLQKSPVRRYPVSHNTILADSFADYFTEKIEKIHQSLSLREDKISGPPTLESSIQSAKTLCMFEDLTQDTIVVFADLSAAFDTVHHSILLSRLALRFGVNFQVIAWIESYLKDCEKFVQIENTKSSIRQLLRGVPEGSVLEPLVYVLYTVVVEIL, encoded by the exons ATGGATCTTCTTTTGATTATTTATCGGCCACCTGATTCAtcttattcaagtttttttcaagatttttcaaGAGTATTGGAGCAAGTTTTAGCTGACGTTATTAGTCACATTGTAATATCCGGCAATTTTGGTCTTCATGTTGAGGATTTTAAAAATCAACATGCTCCACAATTTATTGACATTTTAGACTCCTTTGGCTTGCAACAAAATGTCATGGAGGATACACACATACATGGCCACACCCTTGATCCAGTTTTTATGAAATCGAACGACTCAATACTTCAATCGTGTAACATTAGGGTCCCTGGATTATCAGATCATTACGTCATTCACTGTAACCTACTTCTACAGAAAACAATGTTTGGAAAGAAGCTCGTTAATAGCAGATATCTACGAACTCTAGACTTGGATACTTTGAACGATGACATTTTCAACTCTTTTAGCGATGTACAATCTACTGATTTGAGTTCACTCGTTGATATTTATGATAGCACATTACACTCTTTAATTGACAAACATACGCCGCCAAAAAAACGTTGGATATCAATTAGACCGAATGCCCCTTGGTACACATCGGAAGTGACTGAACAAAAGAGAATAAGAAGGAATCTTGAACGTAAGTGGCGTTCTACAAGATCACAATCTGATCGTCAACATTACGTCAATCGGTGCGGTGTGGTTATTCATCTTATTAGTTCTCTAAAGTCTGAGCACTACACAAATATTATCAACCAGCATTTATTGGATCAAAAGGTACTATttaaaactgtaaataaactTTTACAGAAGTCACCAGTTAGGAGATACCCTGTCTCTCATAACACAATTTTGGCCGACTCATTTGCTGATTATTTTACAGAAAAGATTGAAAAGATCCATCAGTCTCTCTCCCTTAGAGAAGATAAGATCAGTGGACCCCCTACACTAGAATCTTCTATTCAAAGCGCAAAAACTTTGTGTATGTTTGAAGACCTTACGCAAGATACGATTGTTGTGTTTGCTG ACCTATCGGCGGCCTTCGACACAGTTCATCATTCCATACTGCTGTCAAGACTAGCACTGAGATTTGGTGTGAATTTTCAAGTGATTGCTTGGATTGAATCGTATCTTAAGGATTGTGAGAAGTTTGTGCAGATCGAGAATACCAAGTCATCTATTCGTCAATTGTTACGTGGCGTACCAGAGGGTTCTGTACTAGAGCCACTCGTATATGTTCTGTATACAGTGGTAGTGGAGATCTTATGA